A genomic region of Runella rosea contains the following coding sequences:
- a CDS encoding cysteine peptidase family C39 domain-containing protein, giving the protein MNLNPTEKNAIDALTYIVETTGVKVTAKSVKESLYLHPDFPSMLAFSDVLREWNIPTVAARVFREQLVEIPLPAIAYLEIKGGYFAPIRNVSSTEIQWLDTQKGWQKEPLEEFYKKWNNVVLLLEPNEKSQEAKYKEKRKEAFLANARTPFVMGGLFVCALLWGLSNFAALARQEWQFWALLVTKLLGAGISSLLLLSTLGTDNSLLRSICGFDSRTDCNHVLSSKAAKLWGWLGWADIGFVYFAGGLIYLLAPLTSPPTPDGGANYLLPLWGLGALRCLIRFGRFGISGRWLRLGVHCA; this is encoded by the coding sequence ATGAACCTAAATCCAACCGAAAAAAACGCAATTGATGCCCTTACGTATATTGTAGAAACTACGGGTGTAAAAGTGACCGCAAAATCGGTGAAGGAGAGTCTCTACCTGCATCCCGATTTTCCGTCTATGCTGGCTTTTAGTGATGTGTTGCGAGAATGGAACATACCTACTGTTGCTGCGCGGGTGTTTCGGGAGCAATTAGTGGAAATTCCCTTGCCGGCCATAGCCTATCTCGAAATAAAAGGTGGGTATTTTGCACCAATCCGTAATGTGTCATCAACAGAAATTCAATGGTTAGATACCCAAAAAGGATGGCAAAAAGAGCCATTAGAGGAGTTTTATAAGAAATGGAATAATGTAGTATTGTTGCTTGAACCCAACGAAAAATCTCAAGAAGCGAAGTATAAAGAAAAACGTAAAGAAGCTTTTCTTGCCAATGCTCGTACCCCTTTTGTTATGGGAGGATTGTTTGTTTGCGCATTACTATGGGGATTATCAAATTTCGCCGCTTTGGCGCGCCAGGAGTGGCAATTTTGGGCATTGTTAGTTACTAAACTGCTAGGGGCAGGGATAAGTAGTTTATTACTGTTATCCACCTTGGGAACAGATAATTCGCTCTTGCGGTCTATCTGTGGTTTTGATAGCCGCACCGATTGCAATCATGTGTTATCATCCAAAGCCGCTAAACTATGGGGCTGGCTAGGCTGGGCCGATATTGGCTTTGTGTATTTTGCGGGGGGACTTATTTATCTACTAGCCCCCCTAACAAGCCCTCCAACCCCCGATGGGGGAGCTAATTACTTACTTCCCCTTTGGGGACTGGGGGCTTTGCGTTGCCTTATACGGTTTGGTCGGTTTGGTATCAGTGGCAGGTGGCTAAGACTTGGTGTACACTGTGCCTGA
- a CDS encoding DsbA family protein: MVQALIWVEFIIPLDLFLFFGDRLDLAPPLGAGGAALGPFLLPAVLLVFIKKPMQEAAQVWTLRRELQKAKFNPEYVESLFAKQPLMPPIFEDMRVVKMGNPDAEHTLTIVTNPMCGPCVRLHPEIEAFIEYTDTVNCQFVFLGSPSVQPLVQTIMSLPNERAVEAMHRWYTAKYRDVEEWSKDVHADALHAEANQQIQLHRQWCDLAEIQATPTLYLNGRQIPLAYHLSDVENLCRILVPDGTLT; encoded by the coding sequence ATGGTGCAGGCCTTAATTTGGGTGGAGTTTATCATCCCCCTTGACCTTTTCCTATTTTTCGGAGATAGGTTGGACTTAGCTCCCCCATTGGGGGCAGGGGGGGCTGCTTTGGGCCCCTTTTTACTACCTGCGGTATTGTTAGTATTCATAAAAAAGCCCATGCAAGAAGCTGCGCAGGTGTGGACGCTGAGGCGCGAACTCCAAAAGGCCAAGTTTAACCCCGAATACGTGGAAAGCCTTTTTGCGAAACAACCACTAATGCCACCCATCTTTGAAGATATGCGCGTGGTGAAAATGGGTAACCCCGATGCCGAACATACGCTGACCATAGTAACCAACCCCATGTGCGGGCCTTGCGTAAGACTACACCCTGAAATTGAAGCATTTATTGAATATACCGATACGGTCAATTGCCAATTTGTGTTTTTGGGTTCTCCCAGTGTGCAGCCGTTGGTGCAGACAATCATGAGCTTGCCCAACGAACGAGCCGTGGAGGCCATGCACCGGTGGTACACAGCAAAGTACCGAGACGTGGAAGAGTGGAGCAAAGACGTACATGCTGATGCCCTACATGCTGAAGCTAACCAACAAATACAACTACACCGCCAATGGTGTGATTTAGCAGAAATACAGGCAACCCCTACACTTTACCTGAACGGGCGACAAATACCGCTTGCTTATCACCTCAGCGATGTAGAAAACCTGTGCCGTATTTTAGTGCCTGATGGCACCTTGACCTAA